One window from the genome of Candidatus Didemnitutus sp. encodes:
- a CDS encoding transposase, with product MSSLRPKLHHRSPPWVASGATYFLTLCATDRIDARLTRAEITSVLLDAAQTYHPQRWWCHLWLVMPDHVHGLIALSSSESLAKVVGDWKRFTHRRTGAAWQPNFFDHRIRSHESLDEKLAYVRANPVRAGLAAANISWPWQWEPSPTARPIT from the coding sequence ATGTCCAGCCTCCGCCCCAAACTTCATCATCGAAGCCCGCCGTGGGTCGCGAGCGGCGCAACCTACTTTCTCACCCTCTGCGCGACCGACCGAATCGACGCTCGTCTAACTCGCGCCGAGATCACGTCTGTGTTGCTGGACGCTGCCCAAACCTACCACCCGCAACGCTGGTGGTGCCACCTCTGGTTGGTGATGCCGGACCACGTTCACGGTCTCATTGCTCTGTCCTCCAGCGAATCGCTCGCAAAGGTGGTCGGCGACTGGAAACGTTTCACTCACCGCCGAACCGGCGCGGCATGGCAGCCGAATTTCTTCGACCACCGGATTCGGAGCCATGAGTCGCTCGACGAGAAACTCGCGTATGTGCGCGCCAATCCGGTGCGAGCCGGGCTCGCCGCGGCAAACATCAGTTGGCCGTGGCAGTGGGAACCGAGTCCGACCGCGCGACCGATAACTTAA
- the upp gene encoding uracil phosphoribosyltransferase, giving the protein MPLHVLAHPLAQHVLTHLRDKTTKPVLFRTLSYQISLLLALEATRDLATTDKEIETPLEKMTAKVLAKPLVVVPILRAGLGMLQPFHDIFPDVSVGYVGLERDHETAIARSYYCKLPPLASARVLVVDPMLATGGSAAQALSLVKAQGATDIGFVCIVAAPEGVETVQKAHPEIPIHAGALDRQLNSRKYILPGLGDFGDRLYGT; this is encoded by the coding sequence ATGCCGCTCCACGTCCTCGCCCATCCGCTCGCGCAACACGTCCTGACGCACCTGCGCGACAAGACCACCAAGCCCGTGCTCTTCCGCACGCTGAGCTACCAGATTTCGCTCCTGCTTGCGCTCGAAGCCACGCGCGATCTCGCCACGACCGACAAGGAAATCGAGACGCCGCTCGAGAAGATGACCGCCAAGGTCCTCGCCAAGCCGCTCGTCGTCGTGCCGATCCTGCGCGCCGGTCTCGGCATGCTGCAGCCGTTCCATGACATCTTCCCCGACGTGTCCGTCGGCTACGTCGGCCTCGAGCGCGACCACGAGACCGCGATCGCGCGCAGCTATTACTGCAAACTCCCGCCGCTCGCCAGCGCGCGCGTGCTCGTGGTCGACCCGATGCTCGCCACCGGCGGCAGCGCCGCGCAGGCGCTCTCGCTCGTGAAGGCGCAGGGCGCGACCGACATCGGCTTCGTGTGCATCGTCGCCGCGCCCGAGGGCGTGGAAACCGTGCAGAAGGCGCACCCGGAAATCCCGATCCACGCCGGCGCGCTCGACCGCCAGCTGAACTCCCGCAAATACATCCTGCCCGGCCTCGGCGACTTCGGCGACCGGCTCTACGGGACGTGA
- a CDS encoding DUF1223 domain-containing protein, with translation MHAAPQTFTSGSHRTHLLELFSSEGCSSCPPAEAAVGGLRDAPGLWRDFVPVSWHVTYWDKLGWRDRFASRVYTERQYRYASDWGSGNVYTPCFVFDGQDAGARLGAEMSRVTAESAGILAATLRDDGKVEVSFTSAAARDCVVTVAVLGGGIVSPVRAGENGGRTLRHEFVVLGATEAPLREGRATVPLAKVDASGVTRRALAVWVAPRGAQTPLQATGGWLAEAGASAAQ, from the coding sequence GTGCACGCGGCACCGCAGACCTTCACGAGCGGTTCGCACCGCACCCACCTGCTCGAGCTGTTTTCGTCCGAGGGTTGCAGCAGCTGCCCGCCGGCGGAGGCGGCGGTCGGGGGATTGCGCGACGCGCCGGGGCTCTGGCGGGATTTCGTGCCGGTTTCCTGGCACGTCACGTATTGGGACAAGCTCGGCTGGCGCGACCGCTTCGCGAGCCGCGTCTACACCGAGCGCCAATATCGCTACGCGTCCGACTGGGGCAGCGGAAACGTCTACACGCCGTGCTTCGTGTTCGACGGGCAGGACGCCGGCGCCCGGCTGGGGGCCGAGATGTCGCGCGTCACCGCCGAATCGGCCGGAATCCTGGCCGCCACGCTGCGCGACGACGGGAAAGTGGAGGTGAGCTTCACGTCCGCCGCGGCGCGCGACTGCGTCGTGACGGTGGCGGTGCTCGGCGGCGGGATCGTCTCGCCGGTCCGCGCCGGCGAAAACGGCGGTCGCACGCTGCGGCACGAGTTCGTCGTGCTGGGAGCGACCGAGGCGCCGCTGCGCGAGGGACGCGCGACCGTGCCGCTTGCCAAGGTCGATGCCAGCGGCGTCACACGGCGGGCGCTCGCGGTGTGGGTCGCGCCGCGTGGCGCGCAGACGCCGTTGCAGGCGACGGGCGGCTGGCTGGCGGAGGCCGGGGCGAGCGCCGCTCAGTAA
- a CDS encoding class I SAM-dependent methyltransferase, producing the protein MQIDRPGLIVADQWKDYQLLDCGDGMKQERWGAYTLVRPDPQIIWPKTGDRAWKGWDGFYHRSESGGGKWEFRTKLPDQWTINYGALTFRIHPTSFKHTGLFPEQAVNWDWFSKKIRDARATGREVSVLNLFGYTGAASVAAAAAGASVCHVDAAEGMVKWCRENAALSGLADAPVRYIVDDCLKFVRREIKRGRKYDAIIMDPPTYGRGSTGEMWRLEDHLWELLSECKQVLSDRPVFFLINAYTARLSPSVVINLLDGLLHDAGGRIHGGEVGLPIQRDGKILPCGIYGRWECA; encoded by the coding sequence ATGCAAATCGACCGCCCGGGCCTCATCGTCGCCGACCAGTGGAAGGACTACCAGCTCCTCGACTGTGGCGACGGCATGAAGCAAGAGCGCTGGGGCGCCTACACGCTCGTCCGCCCCGACCCGCAGATCATCTGGCCGAAGACCGGCGACCGCGCGTGGAAGGGCTGGGACGGTTTTTATCACCGCAGCGAGAGCGGCGGCGGCAAGTGGGAGTTCCGCACCAAGCTGCCCGACCAGTGGACGATCAATTACGGCGCGCTCACCTTCCGCATCCACCCGACGAGCTTCAAGCACACCGGCCTCTTCCCCGAGCAGGCGGTCAACTGGGATTGGTTTTCGAAAAAGATCCGCGACGCGCGCGCCACCGGCCGCGAGGTGAGCGTGTTGAATCTCTTCGGCTACACCGGCGCCGCCTCCGTCGCCGCGGCCGCGGCGGGCGCGAGTGTCTGCCACGTCGACGCCGCCGAGGGCATGGTGAAATGGTGCCGCGAAAACGCCGCCCTCTCCGGCCTGGCCGACGCGCCCGTGCGCTACATCGTCGACGACTGCCTGAAATTCGTGCGCCGCGAGATCAAGCGCGGCCGCAAATACGACGCGATCATCATGGACCCGCCGACCTACGGCCGCGGCAGCACCGGCGAGATGTGGCGGCTCGAGGACCACCTCTGGGAATTGCTCAGCGAGTGCAAACAGGTGCTGAGCGATCGGCCCGTGTTCTTCCTCATCAACGCCTACACCGCGCGCCTCTCGCCCTCGGTCGTCATCAATCTCCTCGACGGCCTGCTGCACGACGCCGGCGGCCGCATCCACGGCGGCGAAGTCGGCCTGCCGATCCAGCGCGACGGCAAAATCCTCCCCTGCGGCATCTACGGCCGGTGGGAGTGCGCGTGA
- a CDS encoding S9 family peptidase: MNRHFGRATLCGLAGLALLACAEARTDAEKSTGASAVPPLLPVEDFARPPDITAAKLSPDGKQLGYRFAREKRFELGVMPLETERARSFSYGYWPVAGFDWLTSERLLIWEGGLAAINRNFSMMTGLTGWIRHETQRGDANYLWTDEVLGHRGPDKQRILLNDFDHKGWGKKAEWFPNVLEMDAASAMFRTYILNPGRVAQWLQGWDGEVRFGVVKGEKVEDPYQLIQRDDPGQPWRQRELGERARHFWLSGISADGGTLYLSREGPTRRWELAELDLKTGTVAEAPLFRAGDYDLTPPEWTPEFAGEELAKPIFSEGYQRLLGVRYVTDGPHEYWFNPDLENIQKQIQQMHPDHVNLIVSMDDAVKRLLVLSYSAREPGFYTLVDLETGKVRVLARRCPWIKPENMADTYPIACAARDGLALHGYLTVPTGRPQRDLPMVTLVHGGPWVRDVWGFDPIVQFLANRGYAVLQVNYRGSSGYGADFLDQGAKEIGGKIQDDITDMTEWVVKQGIADPRRLAIMGGSYGGYSTLFALAHTPAMYRCGISYAGVADWPLLWRGRADDAAKESYYYWSKRIGDMDDPAVQQRLAAVSPVNMADRMTAPLLLIHGKADSTVPFEHSEAMAAALTKVGRPPQTLYLNEVGHWIPSHDKGVKFYQTIERFLAQHLKAP, encoded by the coding sequence ATGAATCGGCACTTCGGGAGGGCCACCCTGTGCGGGCTGGCGGGGCTCGCGTTGCTGGCGTGCGCGGAAGCGCGGACGGACGCGGAGAAATCAACCGGTGCGTCGGCGGTGCCGCCGCTCCTGCCCGTCGAGGACTTCGCGCGGCCGCCCGACATCACGGCCGCCAAACTCTCGCCTGACGGCAAGCAGCTCGGTTACCGCTTCGCGCGCGAGAAGCGGTTCGAGTTGGGCGTGATGCCGCTGGAGACGGAGCGCGCGCGGTCGTTCAGCTACGGCTACTGGCCGGTGGCCGGCTTCGATTGGCTGACCTCCGAGCGCTTGTTGATCTGGGAAGGCGGACTGGCGGCGATCAACCGCAACTTCAGCATGATGACCGGCCTCACCGGCTGGATTCGCCACGAGACCCAGCGCGGCGATGCCAATTATCTCTGGACCGACGAGGTGCTCGGCCACCGCGGGCCCGACAAGCAGCGGATTCTGCTCAACGATTTCGACCACAAGGGCTGGGGCAAGAAAGCCGAGTGGTTCCCGAACGTGCTGGAGATGGACGCGGCGAGCGCGATGTTCCGCACCTACATCCTGAATCCCGGCCGTGTCGCGCAGTGGCTGCAAGGGTGGGACGGCGAAGTGCGGTTCGGCGTCGTGAAGGGCGAGAAAGTCGAAGACCCCTACCAACTGATCCAGCGCGACGACCCCGGCCAACCGTGGCGCCAACGCGAGCTGGGCGAACGCGCGCGGCATTTCTGGCTCTCCGGCATCAGCGCCGACGGCGGCACGCTTTACCTCTCGCGCGAGGGACCGACGCGGCGCTGGGAACTGGCCGAACTCGACTTGAAAACGGGGACGGTGGCCGAGGCGCCGCTGTTCCGCGCGGGCGATTACGATCTCACGCCGCCGGAGTGGACGCCGGAGTTCGCGGGCGAGGAACTGGCCAAGCCGATTTTTTCGGAAGGTTACCAGCGCCTCCTCGGCGTGCGCTACGTCACCGATGGGCCGCACGAATACTGGTTCAATCCCGATCTGGAAAATATCCAGAAGCAGATCCAGCAGATGCACCCGGACCATGTGAACCTGATCGTCAGCATGGACGACGCGGTGAAGCGCCTGCTCGTGCTGTCCTACTCCGCACGCGAGCCCGGCTTCTACACCCTCGTGGATCTCGAGACCGGCAAGGTCCGCGTGCTCGCGCGCCGCTGTCCGTGGATCAAGCCCGAGAACATGGCCGACACCTACCCGATCGCCTGCGCCGCGCGCGACGGGCTGGCGCTGCACGGCTACCTCACTGTGCCCACCGGCCGGCCGCAGCGCGATCTGCCGATGGTGACGCTGGTGCATGGCGGCCCGTGGGTGCGCGACGTCTGGGGTTTCGATCCGATCGTGCAATTCCTCGCCAACCGCGGCTACGCCGTGTTGCAGGTCAACTATCGCGGCTCCTCCGGCTACGGCGCGGATTTCCTCGACCAAGGCGCGAAGGAAATCGGCGGCAAGATTCAGGACGACATCACCGACATGACCGAATGGGTCGTGAAGCAGGGCATCGCCGATCCGCGCCGCCTCGCGATCATGGGCGGCAGCTACGGCGGCTACAGCACGCTCTTCGCGCTCGCGCACACGCCCGCGATGTATCGTTGCGGCATTTCCTACGCCGGCGTTGCGGACTGGCCGCTCCTGTGGAGGGGCCGCGCCGACGATGCGGCCAAGGAATCCTATTATTACTGGAGCAAGCGCATCGGCGACATGGACGACCCCGCCGTCCAGCAACGACTCGCCGCCGTCTCACCGGTAAACATGGCCGACCGGATGACGGCGCCGCTCCTGCTCATCCACGGCAAGGCCGACAGCACCGTGCCGTTCGAACATTCGGAGGCGATGGCCGCGGCGCTGACCAAAGTCGGCCGGCCGCCGCAGACGCTCTACCTGAACGAAGTCGGCCACTGGATTCCCAGCCACGACAAGGGCGTGAAATTCTACCAGACCATCGAGCGCTTCCTCGCGCAGCACTTGAAGGCGCCGTGA
- a CDS encoding S9 family peptidase: MDEVLGAKLSPDGEMLGMVTFGEDRRMVTLLELASGKAQSVRLGNVASSKLDYWYFKQVDDFDWAGDERVIIYSGVPATDSTGGVSSADKRAENWIGLSGDSRRRQQFSGSADNLIQDVVLHVFDSRTALMQQAPSDKEWLHPNVVEMDIRTGEYRQVEKNPGDVNFWLADEKGMLRVALVAENGLLQVRDRELQGGAWRERPDVKLRPGETQVLAVRAQQLYFSQLGEDGRWALYAYDLSAQPTQARLVFADPEYDVASAATLRIGGQRLPALFFEHGTGRLLGVRYVADGPKQHWFDAGMAEIQQKLDAVFPDQVSIVVDTDAAGRNLLVFSSSAKSPGAFFLLNQETWKMKPVASVRRWVNPQEAAEMFPIALKARDGLPLHGYLTLPPGAGQTRLPLVVMVHDGPGVRDVWGYDATVQFIANRGYAVLQVNYRGSPGYGERFRRSGRDGNFGAIVDDVVDATRWVVQRRIADPQRIAIMGLGLGGYAALSAMGRSPELYRCGVGVGALCDWQDLARRKDSPEYARMYAFWMQALDLAEGSASARSLIDNSPVARAKEIQGPILLMHSETDQVVPVAQAQAMKAALKRERKAVELKTFDLVGHGYLRGDPGEEFLTDIARFLASNLRPRPPAAAAAK, encoded by the coding sequence ATGGACGAGGTGCTCGGCGCCAAACTGTCTCCGGACGGCGAGATGCTGGGGATGGTGACTTTTGGCGAGGATCGGCGCATGGTGACGCTGCTCGAGCTGGCATCCGGCAAGGCGCAGTCCGTGCGCCTGGGCAATGTCGCGAGCTCGAAACTGGATTATTGGTATTTCAAGCAGGTCGACGACTTCGACTGGGCAGGGGACGAGCGGGTGATCATCTATTCGGGCGTGCCGGCCACCGACAGCACCGGAGGAGTGAGCTCGGCGGACAAGCGTGCGGAAAACTGGATCGGTCTCTCCGGCGACAGCCGCAGGCGCCAGCAGTTTTCCGGATCGGCCGACAACCTGATCCAGGATGTGGTGCTGCACGTCTTCGACTCGCGGACCGCGCTGATGCAACAAGCGCCGTCCGACAAGGAGTGGCTGCATCCCAACGTGGTGGAAATGGACATTCGCACGGGCGAATACCGGCAGGTGGAAAAGAATCCCGGCGACGTGAACTTCTGGTTGGCCGACGAAAAAGGCATGCTGCGCGTCGCGTTGGTGGCGGAGAATGGTTTGCTGCAAGTGCGAGATCGCGAGCTCCAGGGCGGCGCGTGGCGCGAGCGGCCTGACGTGAAGTTGCGGCCTGGAGAGACGCAGGTGCTGGCGGTGCGGGCGCAGCAGCTTTATTTCTCGCAGCTGGGCGAGGACGGGCGTTGGGCGCTCTACGCTTACGATTTGAGCGCGCAGCCGACGCAAGCCCGCTTGGTTTTCGCCGACCCGGAATACGACGTGGCGTCCGCCGCGACGCTGAGAATCGGCGGACAGCGGCTCCCTGCGCTGTTCTTCGAGCACGGCACCGGTCGGTTGCTCGGGGTCCGCTACGTCGCCGACGGCCCGAAGCAGCACTGGTTCGATGCGGGCATGGCGGAGATTCAGCAGAAACTGGATGCCGTATTCCCCGACCAGGTGAGCATCGTGGTCGACACCGACGCGGCCGGGCGGAACCTGCTCGTTTTTTCCAGTTCGGCGAAAAGTCCCGGCGCATTCTTCCTTCTCAACCAGGAGACGTGGAAAATGAAACCGGTCGCGTCGGTGCGGCGTTGGGTGAATCCGCAGGAGGCGGCGGAAATGTTTCCCATCGCCCTGAAAGCGCGCGACGGACTGCCGCTGCACGGTTACCTGACATTGCCGCCGGGCGCGGGCCAGACGAGGCTTCCGCTGGTGGTGATGGTTCACGACGGCCCGGGTGTCCGTGATGTGTGGGGTTACGACGCCACCGTGCAATTCATCGCGAATCGCGGTTACGCCGTGTTGCAGGTGAACTACCGGGGCTCGCCCGGCTACGGGGAGCGTTTCCGGCGATCCGGGCGCGATGGAAATTTCGGCGCGATCGTCGACGACGTGGTGGACGCGACGCGCTGGGTGGTGCAGCGGCGGATCGCCGATCCGCAGCGCATCGCGATCATGGGGCTCGGTCTGGGCGGCTATGCGGCGTTGAGCGCAATGGGTCGGAGCCCGGAACTCTATCGTTGCGGGGTGGGCGTCGGTGCGTTGTGCGACTGGCAGGATCTGGCCCGGCGCAAGGATTCGCCGGAGTATGCCCGGATGTATGCTTTCTGGATGCAGGCGCTCGACCTCGCGGAAGGCTCGGCGTCGGCGCGGTCCCTCATCGACAATTCGCCCGTCGCCCGGGCGAAGGAAATCCAGGGACCGATACTGCTCATGCACAGCGAGACCGATCAGGTGGTCCCCGTGGCGCAGGCGCAGGCGATGAAAGCCGCCCTGAAGCGCGAGCGAAAGGCAGTTGAACTGAAAACCTTCGACTTGGTGGGGCACGGCTATCTTCGCGGCGATCCCGGCGAGGAGTTCCTCACGGATATCGCGCGATTCCTCGCCTCGAACCTCCGTCCGCGTCCGCCCGCCGCGGCGGCGGCGAAATGA
- a CDS encoding S9 family peptidase: MNRHFGRATLCGLAALAAIACADEKKPAGGSVPRLIPVEDFARAPQFFSPALSPDGAYVGYIVQKEENSGVGFLDVATGKAEFLWARRDKAFQFKNDVYGFEWVGDRRIVMMTSMGWVAVDANREHLRYLTGFGRWADEHPGQYSLGAPELFLPDAIIHEKLYDAKRLLVSVAPTEVGADRVHPDVFRLNTENGAFNSVMKNPGNVSAWLADWNGAVRFGLVSDGVNASLIFRRKPDDAWSQPIPFGQDTIGHGFAGIAGDGETLYVFKPNAKGRKALYAHNLATGEVSGPLFQHDKYDVQSAIFSPKHQRLLGVRYVTEGPRQFWFEPALATLQKQIDAAHPGLVNLIVNMDRELHRMLVYSFSAREAGYFTLLDLESGQSKPLAAVRPWIKASEMADMFPVACKARDGLEINGYLTIPVGRGQKNHPMVVFVHGGPYGVRDEWGFDPLVQFLANRGYAVLQVNYRGSGGYGDEFYLKGRHEIGAKIEDDIEDMTRWAVKQDFADPRRVAIMGASYGGYSTLMALARTPDLFRCGVACMAVTNWVSLSDDLIEEHLIEAINWWRTQIGGIDNPEEKHRLADVSPVNLAAKITAPLFIMHGEDDSRVPIRQARAMVSALKKAGHPPETMFLDQVGHWWPSDKKGAEFLTKLEAFLAKNLAP, encoded by the coding sequence ATGAATCGGCACTTCGGGAGGGCCACCCTGTGCGGGCTGGCAGCGCTCGCGGCGATCGCGTGCGCCGACGAGAAGAAGCCCGCCGGCGGCAGCGTGCCGCGGCTCATACCGGTGGAGGATTTCGCGCGCGCGCCGCAGTTTTTCTCGCCTGCGCTTTCGCCGGATGGGGCCTACGTCGGCTACATCGTGCAGAAGGAAGAGAATTCGGGCGTCGGTTTCCTCGATGTCGCGACGGGGAAGGCCGAGTTTCTCTGGGCGAGGCGGGACAAGGCCTTCCAATTCAAGAACGACGTCTACGGCTTCGAGTGGGTCGGCGATCGCCGCATCGTGATGATGACCTCGATGGGCTGGGTGGCCGTGGATGCGAATCGCGAGCACCTGCGTTATCTGACGGGTTTCGGTCGCTGGGCCGATGAGCATCCGGGCCAGTATTCGCTCGGCGCGCCGGAGCTTTTTCTCCCGGACGCGATCATTCACGAGAAACTGTATGATGCCAAGCGGCTGCTGGTGAGCGTGGCACCCACCGAGGTCGGCGCGGACCGCGTGCACCCCGACGTTTTCCGGCTCAACACCGAGAATGGCGCGTTCAATTCCGTGATGAAAAACCCGGGCAACGTCAGCGCGTGGCTCGCGGACTGGAATGGCGCGGTGCGTTTCGGCCTCGTGAGCGACGGCGTGAACGCGAGCCTGATCTTCCGCCGCAAACCCGACGACGCGTGGAGCCAGCCGATCCCGTTCGGCCAGGACACGATCGGCCACGGCTTCGCGGGCATCGCCGGCGACGGCGAGACACTGTATGTCTTCAAACCCAACGCGAAGGGCCGCAAGGCGCTCTACGCGCACAACCTCGCGACCGGCGAGGTGAGCGGACCGCTCTTCCAACACGACAAATACGACGTGCAGTCGGCGATATTCTCCCCGAAACACCAGCGATTGCTCGGCGTGCGCTACGTCACGGAAGGCCCGCGCCAATTCTGGTTCGAGCCCGCGCTCGCCACGTTGCAGAAGCAGATCGATGCGGCGCATCCGGGACTCGTGAACCTGATCGTCAATATGGATCGCGAGTTGCACCGGATGCTCGTCTACTCGTTCTCGGCGCGCGAGGCGGGGTATTTCACGCTCCTCGATCTCGAAAGCGGCCAAAGCAAGCCGCTCGCCGCCGTGCGGCCCTGGATCAAGGCTTCGGAAATGGCGGACATGTTCCCCGTCGCCTGCAAGGCGCGCGATGGACTGGAGATCAATGGCTACCTCACGATCCCCGTCGGGCGCGGCCAAAAGAATCACCCCATGGTCGTCTTCGTGCACGGCGGTCCCTACGGCGTGCGCGACGAATGGGGTTTCGATCCGCTCGTGCAGTTCCTCGCCAATCGCGGCTACGCCGTGCTGCAGGTGAACTACCGCGGCTCGGGCGGCTACGGCGACGAATTCTACCTGAAGGGGCGCCACGAAATCGGCGCCAAGATCGAGGACGACATCGAGGACATGACGCGTTGGGCGGTGAAGCAGGACTTCGCCGATCCGCGCCGCGTCGCGATCATGGGCGCGAGTTACGGCGGCTACAGCACCCTGATGGCGCTCGCCCGCACGCCGGACTTGTTCCGTTGCGGTGTCGCCTGCATGGCGGTGACGAATTGGGTCAGCCTTTCCGACGATTTGATCGAGGAGCACCTGATTGAAGCCATCAACTGGTGGCGCACGCAGATCGGCGGCATCGACAATCCCGAGGAGAAGCATCGACTCGCCGACGTGTCACCGGTGAATCTCGCTGCGAAGATCACCGCTCCGCTCTTCATCATGCACGGCGAGGATGACAGTCGCGTGCCGATCCGCCAGGCCCGCGCGATGGTGTCGGCGCTGAAAAAGGCCGGCCATCCGCCGGAGACGATGTTCCTCGATCAGGTGGGTCATTGGTGGCCGTCCGACAAGAAAGGCGCCGAATTCCTGACGAAGCTCGAAGCCTTCCTCGCGAAGAACCTCGCGCCGTGA
- a CDS encoding Rid family detoxifying hydrolase has protein sequence MKIVSTPHAPAAIGPYSQAIDTGAYVFCSGQIPIDPATGKLCSDDFEAQTKQVLANVAAVLAAAGLTTQHVVKSTVFLKDMADFPKLNPLYEAAFAPHKPARSTVQVAKLPLDSRVEIEVIAFRG, from the coding sequence ATGAAAATCGTCTCCACCCCCCACGCCCCCGCGGCCATCGGGCCCTATTCCCAAGCGATCGACACCGGCGCCTACGTCTTCTGCTCCGGCCAGATTCCGATCGACCCCGCCACCGGCAAGCTCTGCTCCGACGACTTCGAGGCGCAGACCAAGCAGGTCCTCGCCAACGTCGCCGCCGTCCTCGCCGCCGCCGGCCTCACCACACAGCACGTCGTGAAATCCACCGTATTCCTCAAGGACATGGCGGACTTCCCGAAACTGAATCCGCTCTACGAAGCCGCCTTCGCCCCGCACAAGCCCGCACGCTCCACCGTCCAGGTCGCCAAGCTCCCGCTCGACTCGCGCGTCGAGATCGAGGTCATCGCGTTCCGCGGTTGA
- a CDS encoding lipid A deacylase LpxR family protein: MSPRLTLLAALSLALGATARGNDDPIWHDLSVRRGSFTVLTENDKYFAGTDRHYTNGFKFLWLGETTLDRSQQLLKKVSEFIPTLRGIEAQQRYKVGLALGQDIYTPTDTATTTRIPDDRPYAGWLYASMLAQAQEKDGSMLRIVELSLGVVGPSALGQEAQNGWHDVIHVPHAQGWANQLHDEPALMLSWERRYRNYTFIADGHRLFDFISRARITLGNVYTHLAAGARVRLGWNLPPDFGADLIRPAGGSMANARAKAGFSTHLFLSAEARAVARNIFLDGNTWRDSHSVDKRPFMGDFAGGLVVALPRFQVTYTQNMRTKEFRGQPRNDVFGSIALTWFY; the protein is encoded by the coding sequence TTGAGCCCTCGCCTCACGCTTCTCGCGGCGCTGAGCCTCGCGCTCGGCGCCACGGCCCGCGGCAACGACGACCCGATCTGGCACGACCTCTCGGTGCGGCGCGGCTCGTTCACGGTCCTCACGGAGAACGACAAATACTTCGCCGGCACCGACCGGCACTACACCAACGGCTTCAAGTTCCTTTGGCTCGGCGAGACGACCCTCGACCGGTCGCAACAGCTCCTGAAGAAGGTCTCGGAATTCATCCCCACGCTGCGCGGTATCGAGGCCCAGCAACGCTACAAGGTCGGCCTCGCCCTCGGGCAGGACATCTACACGCCCACCGACACCGCGACCACCACCCGCATCCCCGACGACCGCCCCTACGCCGGCTGGCTCTACGCCTCGATGCTCGCGCAGGCGCAGGAGAAGGACGGCAGCATGCTCCGTATCGTCGAGCTCTCCCTCGGCGTCGTCGGCCCCTCCGCCCTCGGACAGGAAGCGCAGAACGGCTGGCACGACGTCATCCACGTCCCGCACGCCCAAGGCTGGGCCAACCAGCTCCACGACGAACCCGCGCTCATGCTCTCGTGGGAACGCCGCTACCGGAACTACACCTTCATCGCCGACGGCCACCGGCTCTTCGACTTCATCAGCCGCGCCCGCATCACCCTCGGCAACGTCTACACGCACCTCGCCGCCGGCGCGCGCGTGCGCCTCGGCTGGAATCTCCCGCCCGATTTCGGCGCCGACCTCATCCGCCCCGCCGGCGGCAGCATGGCCAACGCCCGCGCCAAGGCCGGTTTCTCCACCCACCTCTTCCTCAGCGCCGAAGCCCGCGCCGTCGCCCGCAACATCTTCCTCGACGGCAACACCTGGCGCGACAGCCACTCGGTCGACAAACGCCCGTTCATGGGCGACTTCGCCGGCGGCCTCGTCGTCGCGCTCCCGCGCTTCCAGGTCACCTACACGCAGAACATGCGCACGAAGGAATTCCGCGGCCAGCCGCGCAACGACGTCTTCGGCTCCATCGCGCTGACCTGGTTCTACTGA